CTTTCTGTCTGTTCATCATCCACGATCAGGAGTTTAACCATGTCGTACACCCACCTTGTTTTTTGGAATGTTTAATAAGACCTTGGTGCCGATTCCGATGGTGCTTTCGATGTTTATGACATCCCTCGATTCATAGAACAGGCGCAGCCGTTTGACGACGTTGCTGAATCCGATCCCCGTTGAATGGCCTTCTTGCTGAACAGGTTGCTCGTTCAGGATCTGCTGGACTTTTTCCGCTTCCATCCCTAATCCATCGTCTTCGATTTCGATGACGACCGACTCCTCTTCATCCATAATGCGAAGCCAGATGGCACCGCCGTCTTCCTTCGGCTCTATGGCGTGAATCACGGCGTTTTCGATAATCGGCTGAAGCGTAAGGCCAGGGATTTTGCTATCGAGGCAGCCCTCATCGATGTCCATATAGAAAGCCAGCCGCTCTGTGAATCTCGCTTTTTGTATATCCATGTATTGCTGGATTACCACGATTTCATCAGCCAGCGTGACCGGTTTGTCCAATCTCCGCAAGTTATAACGGAGGAGGCCCGCCACACTGACTAACAGGTCGCTCGTTTCTTCATTTCCTTCTAAATACGCTTTTTTGGAAAGCATATTCAGCGTATTGAATAGGAAATGCGGGTTGATCTGGCTTTGGAGGCTCCGAAGCTGGCTTTCCTGCAGAAGGAGTTTGCTTTCCTGGAGCTCCCGTTCGAGCTGCGCCTTCTCTTGGATTTCTGAAATGAGTCCGTTGATGTTGATGCGCATCCGGTCGAACGTTTTAGCGAGGAAGGCAATCTCGTCATTGGATTTCACTTCTATTTGGCGGTCAAACCGTCCTTTTGACAGTTCGTTGGCAGCCTGGGTCAGCTGGTGCACCGGCTTTGTGATGCTGAGCGAGAATCCGTAGGTGATGATAAGGAGCAGGAAAGTAATCAAAAGCATGAGCCAGATGCCGAGTTTTTTGATTTCAGCTGATTTTTCGATGATGCTTCGATAGAACCGGTCATACGTCTTCAATTCGGTGTCGATCAACGTGAGCGTCATGTCGGAAATATATTTGGAGATGCGCGTCGCTTCGGAAAATTCGCTGGCAGAGGCTTCTGTTTCGTTATCCTCCTGGAACAAAACGGATCGGTCCGTTGTTTCGATCAGGCTGTCGATTAAGTTCATATAATTGCTTAGGGCAAAATCGTTCTCTTCGTTCCGCAGGCCGGCTGCTTCTATTTTCGCCTGCCGAAGTTTGTCTTCCGTTTCTTTCAGGCGCTTCTTGTTGTCTTCTGAAGGCTCATTCAAATAACTGTTAAGATTGACGATCATCTCCTGGCTCGCCGTCTTCGCCTCGTTCAGATGCAGATAGCGCTGAAGGATTTCGTTGTATTGGGTCTGTGTTTTCTGATTGTAGTATGTAAGGGCGAACCAGATGGCGGCCATGATGAAAAGCACGACCATCGCGAGCATCCATATTTTCTTCTGTATCGTATTCATTGGACGTCCTTCGCTTTCACGATGCGGATATCGGTATGGTAGCCTTTCATATCGAGCGGCACCTTTTCACCGCGCAGCCACTGCATCATTTCGCTCACGCTTTTTTTGCCCATCATGTCAGGCGACTGCTCGATCATTCCATCAAGCTTTCCCTGTTTCAAAAGCGACAGGGAATCGGCTCCGTCATCAAATGTATAGATGAAGTAAGGCTCCACCTGATAGCGGCGGCCGATTTCCTGCACCATTGCCCCCGTGATATTCGCATTGACCGCGATGAACGCATTCACATCGGGATTCTTGTTCAATAGGTCCTGTGTTGACGCGATGATTTCTTCTTTTGATTCGTTCGTTTCGGCAAATATGGTATGGACTTTCGGATAGTTTTTCAGCACGTCCTGCATCCCTTTCAAGCGCTGCTGCTGAAAATATTCCTCGCGGGTGTTGCCAAAAAGGACCACCGTTCCGGAAAGCCCCATATCCGCCAGAAGCTGACGGGCAATCATCGTTCCCGCACGATACTGGTCAGATCCGACATACGTCCTTCTCAAACTTTCTTCCATAGGGACGTCGTTCGCGACCGTGATGATGGGAATTCCATAGAATGCGGCTTTCACTTTTGCCAGGGTTTTGAATTTTTCGGTATCAAGTCCTTGAACGATGATTCCGTCCACCTTTGATTGAATGGCAATCTCCACTTTTTTCAGGAAATCTTCCTGATCGTGGCCATAGCTCCCCCAGACCTCAAGGCTTGCCCCTTCCTTTTTCGCCTGTTCGATGGCGCCTTGGCCGACCTTGTCCCAAAATGGAGTCTCAAGCTCCTGGGTAATCAGGACGAGGCGGTACTTCGCTTCTTTCTGCCCGGAGTCCCCGGGGAGCTGCCAATCCGAGTGGAATACTTTTTCGGCTGAAACGGCCGTTAAATAAAATATGAAAACGCATACAAAACAAAGCAGTATGATGCCGGTCTTTCTCACGTGCCGCAGCCCCTTTTTCCCATGTCTCATTTCTTCCTATCATACCATTTGGAAGATTTAGAGAGTAGCAGTTCTTTTAGCAGGCGTAAAAATAGAAAAGGAGGGGCATCATCGGCCCCTCAGCTGTCTGCTATCCTCTTTTTTTCCGCGTCATGACATCAAAGATGACCGCTCCGGCCAATACAGCACCGCGAATCATATATTGATAGGAAATCCCTACGCCAAGCAGGTTCATCCCGCTTGATAGGGATGCCATGACGATGGCCCCGATGATGGCGCCCGTTACTTTTCCGACACCGCCTGCAGCAGAAACCCCGCCGACATAGGCAGCCGCGATGGCATCAAGCTCGAACAGCGTCCCGGCAGTAGTTGTTGCCGATTGAAGGCGAGCTGTGAACAGAATGCCTGATAGTGCAGAAAGCATTCCCATTGAACCAAACACAATGTACGTGATTTTTTTGACATTGATCCCGCTTAAATGGGCAGCTTCCGGATTGCTTCCCACCGCATAGATATGGCGGCCGAGCACCGTTTTTGTTGAAAGGAAATAATAGATGACAACGACAAGGACCATGATGACGACTGTCCAGGAGAATCCGTTGTAGCCTGCTAGAATCCATGTAATATAAGCAATGATTGCTGAAACAAATACAAGCTTGATGGCGAAGATGCCTTTAGATGGGACATCAAATTTATACTTCAGTTTGTTGCTGCGGTTGGAAAACTCACTGTAGATGTACAACAGAATCCCGACAGCACCGACAATCAAGGAAAGCAGATGCAGTCCATTGACTTCCATGAGAGATGGAATGAATCCATTTCCAAGCGCGTTGAAATGGTCGTCTTTGATGATGATTGTCCCTGTTTTTTCAGTAACCTGCAAAAGAGCTCCCCTGAAGATCAGCATTCCGGCAAGTGTGGCCACGAATGATGGAATCCCGATGGACGCAATGAGCACCCCGTTCAGAAGTCCGACAAAGATTCCGAGCACAAGGATGATCGGAATGGTCAAGTAGACCGGCACCCCTGCCTGCGTCAATAGAATCGCAGCAATCGCCCCGAGGAAACCGGCTGCAAATCCGACGGACAAATCGATATGGCGGATGACGATGACGAGGGTCATTCCGACCGCCAGCACCGCGATGTAGCCTGTTGAATCTAATAGATTGCTAATGTTCCTGGATGACATGAACAGTCCGTCCGTCATCACCGTGAAGACCAGGATGATGGCAAGCAGCGCGATATACATCCCGTATTCGCGGATATTGTCTTTGATCATCGTCTTCGCTTCATTTAATAATCCCATTGTGTTTACCTCCTATTGCGTCGCAAGCTCCATGATTTTTTCCTGATCGGCGTCGTCTATGGAAAGCTCGCCTTTGATTTTTCCTTCGGCCATAACGTAGACGCGGTCGCTCATCCCAAGCACTTCACCGAGCTCAGAGGAAATCATGATGATACTCAAGCCTTCTGCGATTAATTTATTCATGA
This Falsibacillus pallidus DNA region includes the following protein-coding sequences:
- a CDS encoding sugar ABC transporter substrate-binding protein, with amino-acid sequence MRKTGIILLCFVCVFIFYLTAVSAEKVFHSDWQLPGDSGQKEAKYRLVLITQELETPFWDKVGQGAIEQAKKEGASLEVWGSYGHDQEDFLKKVEIAIQSKVDGIIVQGLDTEKFKTLAKVKAAFYGIPIITVANDVPMEESLRRTYVGSDQYRAGTMIARQLLADMGLSGTVVLFGNTREEYFQQQRLKGMQDVLKNYPKVHTIFAETNESKEEIIASTQDLLNKNPDVNAFIAVNANITGAMVQEIGRRYQVEPYFIYTFDDGADSLSLLKQGKLDGMIEQSPDMMGKKSVSEMMQWLRGEKVPLDMKGYHTDIRIVKAKDVQ
- a CDS encoding sugar ABC transporter permease, which produces MGLLNEAKTMIKDNIREYGMYIALLAIILVFTVMTDGLFMSSRNISNLLDSTGYIAVLAVGMTLVIVIRHIDLSVGFAAGFLGAIAAILLTQAGVPVYLTIPIILVLGIFVGLLNGVLIASIGIPSFVATLAGMLIFRGALLQVTEKTGTIIIKDDHFNALGNGFIPSLMEVNGLHLLSLIVGAVGILLYIYSEFSNRSNKLKYKFDVPSKGIFAIKLVFVSAIIAYITWILAGYNGFSWTVVIMVLVVVIYYFLSTKTVLGRHIYAVGSNPEAAHLSGINVKKITYIVFGSMGMLSALSGILFTARLQSATTTAGTLFELDAIAAAYVGGVSAAGGVGKVTGAIIGAIVMASLSSGMNLLGVGISYQYMIRGAVLAGAVIFDVMTRKKRG
- a CDS encoding sensor histidine kinase encodes the protein MNTIQKKIWMLAMVVLFIMAAIWFALTYYNQKTQTQYNEILQRYLHLNEAKTASQEMIVNLNSYLNEPSEDNKKRLKETEDKLRQAKIEAAGLRNEENDFALSNYMNLIDSLIETTDRSVLFQEDNETEASASEFSEATRISKYISDMTLTLIDTELKTYDRFYRSIIEKSAEIKKLGIWLMLLITFLLLIITYGFSLSITKPVHQLTQAANELSKGRFDRQIEVKSNDEIAFLAKTFDRMRININGLISEIQEKAQLERELQESKLLLQESQLRSLQSQINPHFLFNTLNMLSKKAYLEGNEETSDLLVSVAGLLRYNLRRLDKPVTLADEIVVIQQYMDIQKARFTERLAFYMDIDEGCLDSKIPGLTLQPIIENAVIHAIEPKEDGGAIWLRIMDEEESVVIEIEDDGLGMEAEKVQQILNEQPVQQEGHSTGIGFSNVVKRLRLFYESRDVINIESTIGIGTKVLLNIPKNKVGVRHG